The DNA window AGGAATGAATGTGATTCCTATGGGAAATGCAGCAGTTGAATTTAGAATAGATGTACAGGATGATATTACAAAATTAGAGACTAAAAAAATGGTGAAGATAGAAAAAGCAGACAAAAAGAATGTAAAAGAGGATAAGGAAAAGGATGTAAAAAAAGTAAGTAAAATCAATCAATAAAAATAAATTTCATACCTAAACAACAATGAAAGTAGGATAGAGTTATGATTTTTTAAATCATAACTCTATTTTAGAAAAGGGGGATAAGGATGAAAAGATGGATAGCTTTTATGCTAGTGATGATGATTTGTACTATATCTGTTGGATGTGGTGCAAAGGGGGATGAACTTAAGGAGAAAAATATAGATACAAAAAATGAAGAAACAAGGATTGTTGCAGGAAGTGTTGCTGTAGCTGAGATGCTACTAGCACTAGATATTCCAATGGTGGGAAGACCTAGTACCCAATATGGTATAAATGATAAAATAAAAGATCTTCCAGAGATTGGACTTCCTATCAACCCAGATTTAGAGAAGATTAGAAGTTTACGACCAGATATATTTATTACCTCAGGAGCCATTAGAGAAATAATTGGTAGCAATTTTGAGCAAAATGGTATCCATACCACATATGCGGATTTGAGTTCTTATGATGCTGTAAAAGAGACGATTAAAAAGCTAGGGAAGGATTTTGGAAAAGAAGAAAATGCAAAAAAAATCATAGAAGGTTTTGAGAAAAAAGAAAAAGAGATTTTAAAAGATGTGGATGGAAATAAGAAATTAAAAGTTATGATTTTATTTGGTGCTCCAGGACATTTTATGTTAGCCACAGAAGAATCCTTTGCAGGAAGCTTGATTGATAAATTAGGGGCAGAAAATATTACATCTCAAGTAAAATCAAAATACAAAGGACCTTATTTACCTTTTTCCTTAGAGGTAGCCCTTAAAGAAAATCCAGACATTATTTTTAGAATGTATCATGGGTATATAGAAGAAGCAAGAAAGCAAGTACAAGAGGAATTTAGAATCAATCCTCAATGGAAAAATTTTAAAGCCATAAAAGAAAATAAGGTTTATGATCTAGATCCAGAATATTTTGGGGTTACAGGAGATATGGGAGCAACAGAATCTTTAGAAAAAATGAAGGATTATTTGTACAAAAAATAAAGGAAATGGTGAAAAATATGAAAAATATGAAGGAGAAAACAAAGATCCTAATCATTTTTTTTAGCTTTCTATTGTTAGGATTTTTAGTGATAGGAACTATTGGCATTGGAAGTGTAGATATATCCATTCAAGAAATTATGGAGATCCTTTCGGGAAAAGGAGATAAAATCAATCAAAGTATCTTGTTAGATATGAGACTTCCTAGAATTATTCTAGCTGTATTTGTAGGAGCAAGTTTATCTATATCAGGAGCACTATTACAATCTGTTATGAGAAACCCCTTGGCTGATCCAGGAATTACTGGGGTTTCTTCTGGGGGAAGCTTAATGGCTATTTTGATGATGTTATATTTTCCTCAGTTTTATAAACTCATGCCATTTATGGCATTTTTAGGAGCTATGCTTGCTTGTGCATTAGTTTTTATCCTTTCTTGGGATAATGGGATCAAGCCTATAAGAGTGATTTTATCAGGAGTTGCTATCAATGCCATGTTTGTAGGGGCAACTTCTCTCCTTGCTATTCTAAATAGTGATAAGATTCAAGGGGTATTGTTATGGCTCAATGGTAGTATTGCTTATAGGGGCTGGAGAGAAGTTCATTATTTTTTACCTTATTGTATTGTAGGGATTCTTTTATCCTTATGCTGTATCAGGGGCGCCAATCTTTTAGCGTTAGGAGATGATGTAGCCACCAATTTAGGGGTTAATGTAAATAAGACAAGAATATTGATTGCTTTGGTGGCAGTATTTTTAGCAGGAATTAGTACATCTGCTGTTGGGATTATTAGCTTTATAGGGATTATTGTTCCACATGTATGTAGACTCCTATTAGGGTCCGATTATAAGTATTTGATTCCTATGAGTACGGTTTTAGGAGGAATCATATTGCTTTTAGCAGATACCTTAGCTCGAACGATTGCAAGACCTATTGAATTACCTGTAGGGGTGATGATGGCAATGATTGGTTGTCCTTTCTTTTTATTTCTTTTAAGGAGGTCAAAATCACATGCTTAAGGTAAATAATTTTAAAATAGACTATGATAAAAAAGTTATTGTAAAGGATTTTAATGCTCATGTAAAAAAGGGAGAGATTATTACCATTATAGGGCCCAATGGTTCAGGAAAGTCGACGGTTTTAAAAGCCATAGGAAGATTATTAAAGCCTATGGAGGGAATGGTTTATTTAGATAAAAAATCTTTATGGGAAATGAAGGGAAAGGATATTGCCAAGGAAATGGCTTGTCTTTCTCAACGAAATGTAGCCCCTGAGGATATGACGATTCGAAAAGTTGTTACCTTTGGGAGAAATCCTCATAAAAAATGGTTTGAAGGAATGAATACAGAAGACGAAAAAATCATTGATTGGGCTATTGAAAAAACAAATTTAAAAAGATTAGAAAACAAAAAAATGATTCATATATCTGGTGGAGAAAGTCAAAGGGCATGGATTGCTATGGCACTAGCCCAACAACCTAAAATATTATTATTAGATGAACCAACAACGTACCTTGATATTAATAATCAGATAGAGATACTTGATTTAGTAAAGGAACTCAATGAAAAATTAAAGATCACTGTGATCATGGTTTTACATGACTTAAACCAAGCAGCAAAATATAGTGATCAAGTGATTGTTTTAAAGGATGGAGAAATA is part of the Crassaminicella profunda genome and encodes:
- the isdE gene encoding heme ABC transporter substrate-binding protein IsdE translates to MKRWIAFMLVMMICTISVGCGAKGDELKEKNIDTKNEETRIVAGSVAVAEMLLALDIPMVGRPSTQYGINDKIKDLPEIGLPINPDLEKIRSLRPDIFITSGAIREIIGSNFEQNGIHTTYADLSSYDAVKETIKKLGKDFGKEENAKKIIEGFEKKEKEILKDVDGNKKLKVMILFGAPGHFMLATEESFAGSLIDKLGAENITSQVKSKYKGPYLPFSLEVALKENPDIIFRMYHGYIEEARKQVQEEFRINPQWKNFKAIKENKVYDLDPEYFGVTGDMGATESLEKMKDYLYKK
- a CDS encoding FecCD family ABC transporter permease, whose amino-acid sequence is MVKNMKNMKEKTKILIIFFSFLLLGFLVIGTIGIGSVDISIQEIMEILSGKGDKINQSILLDMRLPRIILAVFVGASLSISGALLQSVMRNPLADPGITGVSSGGSLMAILMMLYFPQFYKLMPFMAFLGAMLACALVFILSWDNGIKPIRVILSGVAINAMFVGATSLLAILNSDKIQGVLLWLNGSIAYRGWREVHYFLPYCIVGILLSLCCIRGANLLALGDDVATNLGVNVNKTRILIALVAVFLAGISTSAVGIISFIGIIVPHVCRLLLGSDYKYLIPMSTVLGGIILLLADTLARTIARPIELPVGVMMAMIGCPFFLFLLRRSKSHA
- a CDS encoding ABC transporter ATP-binding protein gives rise to the protein MLKVNNFKIDYDKKVIVKDFNAHVKKGEIITIIGPNGSGKSTVLKAIGRLLKPMEGMVYLDKKSLWEMKGKDIAKEMACLSQRNVAPEDMTIRKVVTFGRNPHKKWFEGMNTEDEKIIDWAIEKTNLKRLENKKMIHISGGESQRAWIAMALAQQPKILLLDEPTTYLDINNQIEILDLVKELNEKLKITVIMVLHDLNQAAKYSDQVIVLKDGEIRAFGKPEEILDNQLIKDIYHVEMNILKNQFGEKLIFIPKSIQY